Proteins encoded by one window of Juglans regia cultivar Chandler chromosome 15, Walnut 2.0, whole genome shotgun sequence:
- the LOC109020415 gene encoding uncharacterized protein LOC109020415, which yields MSRACIPCIPCKPRCTTCNKNKGVHPVHASFLQKVLDFSYAASVVDFKIPVLDVKFSSQENCNTKAPLEALLTNMQESSIEVPCIKDTDYHSPITEQCNLISLENGELSAPADNNHISVDMNYCDVVDVPLIIEGESLQDYWTFYSHEIFAKSLI from the exons ATGAG CCGTGCATGCATCCCATGCATTCCATGCAAACCAAGGTGCACAACCTGCAACAAAAACAAAGGAGTCCACCCAGTGCATGCATCATTTCTGCAGAAAGTTCTTGACTTTTCATATGCAGCTTCTGTAGTGGATTTCAAGATTCCAGTCCTGGATGTGAAATTTTCATCTCAGGAAAATTGCAATACCAAGGCTCCCCTTGAAGCCCTCTTGACTAACATGCAGGAATCAAGCATCGAAGTTCCTTGCATCAAGGATACGGATTATCACTCCCCAATTACAGAGCAATGCAACTTAATTTCATTGGAGAATGGTGAACTGTCAGCTCCTGCAGACAACAACCATATTTCAGTGGATATGAACTACTGCGATGTAGTGGATGTGCCTTTGATCATTGAGGGTGAAAGCTTGCAGGACTATTGGACATTCTACAGCCATGAAATCTTTGCAAAGAGTCTCATAtga